The segment TAAAAACATGCAACTCCACCGAAAATCTTCTACGGATAAAATGGTTTGTAGTTACTCTTGCAATGTATTGACACGGGCTAGGAACAGCTAAAAAGGGTAACTTAGGAGTTACAGTCAATCAGATTTTCAGAGTTTAATTGCAGTGGGACAAGTATGCATGGTATTATGGTCTTTGTTGCTAAGTTTTGTGCTTCAATATTGAAAAACAAACGTCATGACTTTGAAATAATATGTGATATAGAAACTGAAGGTAGATTTATACATGTTAGATTTGGATACTTAAAGCTTGACATCGAAGTGGGGATGAGTCACACAGCAAAGGATTCCCTAAACCTTTAAATTCGATGGAAGGTTGACTTATTGACGAAAGCTACAGTGACTGATCACAGATGATTATTGTAAAAcagaaaatttataatttgattgaCATATCTGTGGATGACTTGTTCTAAGCTTAAGATTGTGGCCACATATATAGCACGATCGAGTACCTAAGATTGAATGCATTGAAAAGAGGAGCTACTACTTTTGATATGCTTCTTAGCGGTCAAGTTTAACAAGGAAATGCAATTCTGATGACAGTGATGCCAACTCCGAATTAGAAGAAAGCTTGAAATTAATTAGCCCAAGAGCTCAATCTGGGTGACACTCACAAACCCTCAAGAAAAACAAGTTTGACACCTGATAAAATGAGAAAGAATGCAAATTCAAATTTCTTGTTCATTCATTTAACCCATTCAAATGATTATACATCTTGAAGTAAGATATTGTTATTGGTGAAGCAAGAAGCAACAggaagttaaaagaaaaatagatgaaaccaaacaaacaattgAGACTTGAGTTTAGGGAAGCTACTTATAGCTTATGATAAAATAATCGAATAGCTAGACACTAGACAGGCACAATTGAGAGGAAGcaatttactttttcaaaatggCTAATgcgaaaaaaggaaaaaagcacAATTTGGCTTATCTACTTTCCGCTTTCATGAGTCATGATTAGAACCCTCCTATTTACCCTATTCATAAGCTAAAAAGGAGGCGCTCATACTACTGTATATGTTTTGCAGGGAACAACATGTGTACTAGGAAACTGAAATAACTAATCCTTAAAGATACATTACTTATGGGTTTGTTAATGTTTAAGATATTAAAATACATCTAATCAAAGCACTCAGATTCTGGAATAAGAAACATGTTAAAGCTTAATTAATTAGCACCAAAATGTCAGGCATTGATCAAAATATTGGTGCATTCTCGTGATAGAAATTTGATACATACGTACAAGAAAACACACATAccatttgtaaataaaattttccaaaagaaaTGTTTAGTTAAACCAGACCAATCAGCAGCAACAACAAAACCAGTCATGTACTCTTCAATATTGTAAAAGCATGAGTTCATGACCCAAATTATCAATATACAAGCTGAAGAATCCATCGTAACATAGTAGCTAAGAAATTCAGTCTGCAAAATAcagtaaaaattaaagagacCTCACTACAGACAAATTGGTTGATAAACTATAGTCATggatataaataatatatagagaAAAGCAAAGCATGGAAAAAGCAACATATAAGATATAAGTTTATTAGGGTTTTCTCAGAGAATCCAACGCTATTTTCTCTATTGctacaaatttataattaatgtaCAGCACGTTAATTTGCTTGGTAGTACCTCAACTCTTCGAAAACACATTCTCGATGCGTCCGTTGTAGCATACCTTCATAGTTGGAAGCTACAGGAGGATGAATCAGAGAGCTCATCTCACCCCAACCAACACTTTCACTAGAAGTACTAGTACTGCCAATTCTATTATAGACCATGTCCTCCCCACATAAGAACTCTAGCCCATCTAATCCTTGTGGATTGTTGTATACAATTTCCTCAAGCTCCACAGGGAAACAGCTTTGCCCTTGCAACATGTTTAATTCCACTCCACCCATGTAAGACTGTGCTTGTGCAAATTGAATGCTACCAGTGTTGTTTAGTACTGCATCTATGGGAGCAGAAGAGGGTATATTATTGACCATAGAGTGCTCATATATTTGTTGAGTAGTGGAGGAGATATCATTTGTGAATTGAAGACTACTAGTCCCATCATGAATTGGCACATCAATATCAGAAAATCTTCCTCCGAGTTTGATAAGCAATTTTCTGATAGAAGCATGATCATTAAAACGAGGTTCTTGGTTTGAGAATGGTATGGGTGCTAACACAGGCAGCTCTGGCCAGTAAGGGTTTTGGTTATTGTTGTTGTCAGAAACCATCTCAACCCCTCTCTTCATCTCTTGCTTTAGGCTGCTAGTACCTCTACGAGCTTGTTGTTCTTTCCTTTGCTTACCAAGAAGCTTCTTCTTCAGCCTTGTGTTCCAGTAGTTCTTTATATCATTATCTGTTCTTCCTGGCAATTGTGCTGCAATAATAGACCACCTGTTCATGCCAACCAAACGATATATTAGAGTAGATAAAAGATAGTAAATATTATCCATAAAAAAGATCATACATAGTGCACACAAAACTAACTTTTGCAGGGTCTGAAAGAGATTAATAGAACGTTTTCTTTTAAATAACTTAATCTACCTGCTTCCAATACTAATATAGAGGCTGCAAATTATGTTATCTTCCTCTTCTGAAAATCCTCCATGCTTGATATTTGGGCGGAGATAGTTTAACCATCTAAGGCGGCAACTCTTGCCGCATCTCTTAAGGCCTAATTCAGAAACAAAAAACTCACATATGTGCGTGAGATATTTACAAGTTCACAGCAGTTTAGTTAGATTTGATTCTATGACAAGGAGAGAAAAGAACTTAGaaagataaaattaaataaatgagtGGAAAAAGGTAGGTGTTAATTAGTACCAATTTTTTGTGGTAAAGCGATCCAGTTACCACCGGTGCCATGCTTCTCTATATATGACTTGAGCTTGGCATCTTCTTCAGGTGACCATGGGCCTTTCTTGACGTTTGCTTTGTCACAACATGGAGCTCTCCCCATGGTGTTGGTTTGAGCTTGATGCTATAGCCTATAGCTTCTCCCTCTGAAACCCAAATAagaatatgagagagagagaaagagagagagagagagaggattatAAAAGCTTGAAGATATACATGGTTATTAGGGAACAgccaattaatattttaaggaGGGTGAGGCATAAAGTTTGTATAGAAAATTCCAGAAATTAAGCATGCCAGAATAGGAGAGCAAGGTTTTTCTTCTTGTCTTTCTTAGTCCAGAATCAATTGATTATTATAGTATTATCCTGGCTGTTGATTTCCTTGGAACTGTTTTCTTCCATTTAGACAAATACAAGTGAGCATGAGATATGCCATACGGGTATATCATGTCCTCCTTGGTCCATTTTGTTAATCTTGTACTTTGTTTTAGGCTGTCATTGAACATGCCCctcttttcaatataaaaaaaataatttatggtttCCGTCGGTAAACTTTCTTGTCATCTAATAAAGGACTTAAATATAATtgaagatataaaaaaaaagaaaaaagaaaaaaaaaagaaactcattAATGCCTTGACAtgatgataaaaattaaatctcatattgtatattataaataaaaaaactattaatttaacataaaataaataaacaacaaataatTTACTATAAGAAGAGTTTCGGTTCGCatctacaaaaaatttcattaatttattaacttTCCTAATATATcctcaattgatttttttttttttttttttaactatcgACTTTGCTTTGAACTAGAAACTTTGTAGTTCAGTATCATTGTTTGTTCTCATTTCCAAGGAGAATAAGCGTTCAAATCCTCTCTACTCCATTAttgtaattaactaattattgTAAGAAACTCTCACTTAAAAGACAACCTAACTTAATTTATTAAGAAATAGTCAAGAATTTTGTAGTTCAACTAGCTAGTTGTCATCTCCTACTGTTATATATCAACGgaaatattcaaaattcaaatccccCTACCACCAAttatcaatattaaaaaaaaaaaaaaaaactttattgagaaataaagtaaaatatccttatcatatatgaaaaatgatatattcacaatattttcaaaataaatcttAACTGATAGgttattatttgttgttataggtgagaaaaaaaataatttaaattgtaaatttaaatcagaatcaataacaacttatcacctataatttgttatgaaaatattgtagatataacatttctttgtcatatatacatattcccCCCAACCCCCCGCCCCTTGTTTGAGGATAATTTCACTCAATTCAATTCTTAGTAAAATCAACCCAACTTCAGTAAGAAATGGGTGAAATTCATATGTTGTTTTTTTTGACCGAAAGAGGTAGaaaattaatatgtttttgaaatttagtaGAACGTCAATTCC is part of the Quercus robur chromosome 9, dhQueRobu3.1, whole genome shotgun sequence genome and harbors:
- the LOC126699714 gene encoding transcription factor RAX3-like, with the translated sequence MGRAPCCDKANVKKGPWSPEEDAKLKSYIEKHGTGGNWIALPQKIGLKRCGKSCRLRWLNYLRPNIKHGGFSEEEDNIICSLYISIGSRWSIIAAQLPGRTDNDIKNYWNTRLKKKLLGKQRKEQQARRGTSSLKQEMKRGVEMVSDNNNNQNPYWPELPVLAPIPFSNQEPRFNDHASIRKLLIKLGGRFSDIDVPIHDGTSSLQFTNDISSTTQQIYEHSMVNNIPSSAPIDAVLNNTGSIQFAQAQSYMGGVELNMLQGQSCFPVELEEIVYNNPQGLDGLEFLCGEDMVYNRIGSTSTSSESVGWGEMSSLIHPPVASNYEGMLQRTHRECVFEELRYYQAN